From a region of the Clostridia bacterium genome:
- a CDS encoding ParB/RepB/Spo0J family partition protein produces MAKRGLGRGLEALIPDSAKDDDIREVDIYSIDPRKDQPRKKFDEDSLKELAQSIKNHGLVQPIILKPHGNRYVIIAGERRWRASKAAGIKKVPAIIKRMDEQQTLEVSLIENLQRQDLNPIEQAEAINVLIKKHSMTQEQVAKTLGKSRPSIANILRLLSLDDVVKKYLQEEKITYGHARALLAISNKEIQREIAQRITKENLTVRDVEKLIRDMNKRESEKKSKPARQKDVHIVGIEEEFGNLFGTKVNIVKGKKKGKIEIEFYNNDDFERIYEILNNIK; encoded by the coding sequence ATGGCTAAAAGGGGATTGGGAAGGGGATTAGAGGCTTTAATCCCTGATAGTGCAAAAGATGATGATATAAGAGAAGTAGATATTTACAGCATTGATCCAAGAAAAGATCAGCCAAGAAAAAAATTTGATGAAGATAGTTTAAAAGAACTTGCTCAATCTATTAAAAATCATGGACTTGTACAACCTATAATATTAAAACCCCACGGGAATAGATATGTCATAATAGCGGGGGAGAGGAGATGGAGAGCATCAAAAGCAGCAGGAATCAAAAAAGTGCCCGCAATAATTAAAAGGATGGATGAACAGCAAACACTAGAGGTTTCCCTTATTGAAAATCTGCAAAGACAGGATTTAAACCCAATTGAACAAGCTGAGGCCATCAATGTGTTGATAAAAAAACACAGCATGACACAAGAACAGGTTGCAAAAACATTAGGAAAAAGCAGACCATCTATTGCGAATATATTGAGGCTTTTGTCTTTAGATGATGTTGTAAAAAAATATCTTCAAGAGGAAAAGATAACCTATGGACATGCGAGGGCGCTTTTAGCTATCAGCAACAAAGAGATACAGAGAGAGATTGCGCAAAGGATAACAAAAGAAAATTTAACTGTAAGAGATGTTGAAAAGCTTATTAGAGATATGAACAAGAGGGAATCGGAGAAAAAAAGCAAACCAGCAAGACAGAAGGATGTACATATAGTTGGAATAGAAGAGGAGTTTGGTAATTTATTTGGAACCAAGGTGAACATAGTGAAGGGAAAGAAAAAAGGGAAGATAGAGATAGAGTTTTATAACAATGATGATTTTGAGAGGATATATGAAATACTCAACAATATAAAATAA
- a CDS encoding AAA family ATPase has product MGKVIVIANQKGGVGKTTTNVNLSACLAMRGKKVLTIDIDPQGNTSSGLGIDKDDVEKSIYDVLINGEDIKQAIVKTDIDNLSVVCSNIELAGAEIEMVSMISRETILKRAIEQIKEEYDYILIDCPPSLGLLTINALTAADKVLVPIQCEYYALEGLTQLINTIKLVQKHLNTELDVQGVVLTMFDARTNLSIQVVEEVKKYFRDKVYRTIIPRNVRLGEAPSHGMPITIYDPKCPGSEAYNDLADELIEYDNDEDVI; this is encoded by the coding sequence TTGGGAAAGGTAATTGTAATTGCCAATCAAAAGGGTGGTGTTGGTAAGACTACAACAAATGTAAATTTGAGTGCGTGTCTTGCTATGAGGGGAAAGAAAGTTTTGACAATAGATATTGATCCACAAGGCAATACAAGCAGTGGATTGGGCATTGATAAGGACGATGTAGAAAAATCAATATATGATGTTTTAATAAATGGAGAAGATATAAAACAAGCAATTGTAAAAACAGATATAGATAATTTATCAGTGGTCTGTTCTAATATAGAATTGGCAGGGGCAGAAATAGAGATGGTATCTATGATTTCTAGAGAAACTATATTAAAAAGGGCTATTGAACAAATAAAAGAAGAATATGATTATATTCTTATAGATTGCCCTCCTTCCCTAGGGCTGCTGACAATAAATGCGCTAACGGCAGCAGATAAAGTGCTGGTACCTATACAGTGCGAATATTATGCTCTGGAAGGACTGACTCAATTAATTAATACTATAAAATTGGTTCAAAAACATCTAAATACTGAATTGGATGTTCAAGGCGTGGTTTTGACCATGTTTGATGCAAGGACAAACCTATCAATTCAAGTAGTAGAAGAAGTGAAAAAATATTTTAGGGACAAGGTATATAGAACTATAATCCCTAGAAATGTAAGGTTGGGGGAGGCACCAAGTCACGGGATGCCAATAACTATTTATGATCCAAAATGTCCAGGTTCGGAAGCTTATAATGACTTGGCAGATGAACTGATCGAGTATGACAATGATGAGGATGTGATATAA
- a CDS encoding TMEM165/GDT1 family protein: MFKIFITTLGIIFMAELGDKTQLATMLLAAESKSWLAVFLGAVTALCLSTLIGVFSGSILSKTIPTTYLQTGAGLAFIIIGFLLLFNKI, from the coding sequence ATGTTTAAAATTTTTATTACAACTTTAGGTATAATATTTATGGCTGAATTAGGGGATAAAACACAGCTAGCCACCATGCTGCTAGCTGCTGAAAGTAAATCATGGCTTGCTGTTTTCTTAGGTGCTGTAACTGCTCTTTGTTTGAGCACTCTAATAGGTGTTTTTTCAGGCTCTATCCTATCTAAAACAATACCTACTACATATTTACAAACTGGAGCAGGTCTTGCCTTTATAATAATAGGGTTTTTACTTTTATTTAATAAAATTTAA